TGTTTGTTTTATGTCATCCCACTCCATACTGTGATGCGTTCTCGTAGTTAACCTTCTTTTCAATAATTTTGAGTTTTGAAAATCCTTAATACACCTGCATACGACGTCAAAGGATTCTATGCTCATATACATTTTCTGCTGCAATGTTTTAAAGCATACCACATGTTGTGTAAGAGTCGCCACACTGCCTTCTGGGATGTTTATTTAGGGATGATATCAGCCTTTTCAAATTCATCCGCTAATGCATTAATGGTGATGGCTTGTTTAGCAGAAAAGATACCCTTTACCTAACAGCGGAAGACTCCAATGGTAAAATTATCAAAATGAGGCGAAGAGGCACTTTGTGTTAAAGAAGTGACTATCTCAGCAATGCTACTGCTACTGGTATTAGAATGACCTGCACTAAAGGTGCCGGCCACAGTCTCACGTGTTGCACAATTGCCTGGAAAACTCTCACTTTCATGCCTAAAAAAGCATCCACACTTGTTGCTTGTTGCAACAGGGTATTGTACGCACTGGTTGCGTATCCACGTGCTGTATCATTGTTCCATGGTGCAACAATTTCATCCAGTATCTTTCTGATACTGTGAAGTTGGCTGCAGCCACGTATATTTTTATTCATGAACATCATGCCAGTAAAAGGAAAAGTAAGTCACGGTGGTGGTGTggcaggatgtcacaagaacaacccccacttCCCTTTGGTCCATTGACTTATGATGAGTTAACCAAGGCTAAGACAAAATTGTTTCAATGTGTGCAAAGGGAAGCATATCCTCAGGATATCCTAGCTTTAACTCAAGGTAAACAGCTTAAAAAGGGAAGCCCTTTGAATAAGTTAGACCCTTTTTTGGATAATGAAGGTCTTTTTATAATCAAAGGTCGTTTAGAGTACTCTGATCTGTGCTATGAAAGTAAGCATCCTATTATTCTTCCCCCAAGTAATACAGTGAAGGCTTTGGTTCGCTTCCAGCATGTTCTTTTAAAACATGCTGGTGTGTCTACTCTTATGTCTACTTTGAGAAATAGTTATTCGATTGTTAGACTAAGGAGGTTAGCTAAGGCTGTATGTAGAGAATGTGTGTCTTGCCGCAAGCAAGATTCGAAGGCCTGCCGTCAGCCTGTAGCTCCTCTTCCTGAACTACGAGTCAAATCTGCTCCTCCCTTTACTGTAACTGGTTTAGATTATGCTGGCCCTTTGTTTTGTGCTGACATGCCCCTCAAGAAGTTGTATATTTTACTCTTTACATGTACTGTTGTACGTTCTGTACATTTAGAGCTTACCGATTCTCTATCTCTGCCAGATTGTCTCCTTGCCATACGTAGATTTACACCAAGGCGTGGTATTCCTTCAACATTTTATTCTGATAATGCATAAACATTTGTTAGTGCTTCTCATGTCTTGCAGCAGCATTATGGCCCAGTAGCTCCTCAGTGGAAGTTTATTGTGGCCCGTGCTCCTTGGTGGGGAAGTTGGTGGGAGGGCTTGATAAGGCCAGTTAAGTCGGCTCTCAAGAAAACTTTAGGTACGAAATGCCTATCTAGACGTGAATTAGAAACTACACTGCATGAAGTCGAAGCATGCATTATCTCAAGGCCTTTAACCTTTGTGGGAAAAGAACCTGACATTTCTAATCCTTTGACTCCTTCACATTTTCTTCTTGGTCGTACGGCTGGTTTTCAACCGGATAATGTTGATGAACATTTTTCTTGCGTAACTTCCAGAGACTTGTGTATGCGAGAATCCGCCCGCCAAAGGCAGTTAGAAAAGTTTTGGGAGAAATGGAGTTCGGAGTATATAAGAAATTTGCCCTGTAACATTAAAGGTTTTGTGTCTAAATGTAATTTAAAGAAAGGTTCTATGGTGTTGGTCAGTGAAGATAATGTTCCTAGGTTGTCTTGGCCACTTGGAGTTATTGTAAAAGTGTATCCGGGTAAAGATAGTTTCATTAGAAGTGTTGATGTTGAAACTTCAAAGGGTGTTATCAATAGACCTGTACAAAAATTACATGATCTCGAGATTTCAAGTGCCTCTGACCTAGTATCTGATTATAATGTACCTAGTAGTGATACTCATGAGAATTCTTTGTCTGGACCTGTTTCTGTTAATTCTTGCGAGGATGTTGATAAAGGTGAATTTAGTACTGCTCAACCTGTTGTTGAACGTACATTGTCATATACACGTAAGGGTCGTGCTGTAAGGGCTCCAGAGAAATTGAATTTATAATACTGTACCTTATATATGCGTTTGATCCTTTATGTATATAGGAGTATTAGTAAGTACTCCTATGGTGGGGAGAATGTTGGATAGGAGTAAACCTCCTacttgattaattttattttgtaaatgattttctttattttttaattctttgctTTTATTAATGTGGGtgtaaaatatgattatttatgtttGAATAACTGATACTTATTTACCAAGAGCTATCTGGGAAATTTTGTATTTGACAACGAAAAAAAGGAGAGTATGGTTAATGGCGCTTTGTTTACATCCTGAATTTTTCTCTTCCTGCCTTGATGTCTTCTGTCTTCGTTCGCTCCCAAAGTTATTGTCTTAAGTGGAgcgaatagccactgaacaattacattgaagcagtaaaccccttgaacgaggaagaattgttcagtaatctcagtgtggtcaggtgtatgaggacagaggagaatatgtacatAAATGGCCAGACTATCCGTGATATgtgtaaggaaaagaaaaaggaaccgtaacgagagaaggatccaatgtagtactatttgatCAGTCAAATGACTCAATAACTCTTATTCAAGTTGCCAAAATGTTAACCCGGAAATGTTCAAATATGCAAGGTTTCTCAACTGATATGTGTTCAAATGTGTATTTGGATAATTTTAATTTTGTCTGCACTGCGCCAactttggggaatttttttatgaGCTAATCAGCATAATTAGTGTTGATTATAGCTAATGcatttaattagaaaataaaatttttaccaaGTGTCCCAGAATCATGTTAAAAACCACTTTTCCGGGGAATTAATTTCTGATATCTTTTTTTgtgattaaaggtcaaggttaccATGAAATGTAAAGGTCAAGGTGTTTGTGCCTGTATTTGCATTATGAAACTAGGACCAAGTGAGGTTTAAATATTGTTATGATGAATGATGTCAGCGAAATTGAGCATTTATGATTAAGAAGACAAGCTTATCacttttttaaagaattttctttAGATCCATTTGAAAATTGCTATTACCAATTTTCCTATTTGAACtagagatttaagaaaaaaaaggatgCATATAATCAAAATTTAACGTTTTGAATAAGAGTCCTAATATCATGTGTGATACCACTCTTCTATTGAACTTTGATGCACAAGCATTCATTTCTCACACCATTTTTATTATAAATGGAGAAGGTAATGATCTAATGTAAAAGTCAAGGTCATTTTGAACTACTATTGTTGAAAAATTCTTACTTTAGCAACTAACTACAACGAATGTTTTTGTAAGCATGTCACCCGATTACTTGTGCAGATTTTGATCTTAACTAATCATCATGCATATCACTCACATTGAGATCTTCATACGAATAAGGATCTTCATTATCTTCATTCCCATCCTGATCACCATTCTCT
The nucleotide sequence above comes from Palaemon carinicauda isolate YSFRI2023 chromosome 18, ASM3689809v2, whole genome shotgun sequence. Encoded proteins:
- the LOC137657459 gene encoding uncharacterized protein; the encoded protein is MSQEQPPLPFGPLTYDELTKAKTKLFQCVQREAYPQDILALTQGKQLKKGSPLNKLDPFLDNEGLFIIKGRLEYSDLCYESKHPIILPPSNTVKALVRFQHVLLKHAGVSTLMSTLRNSYSIVRLRRLAKAVCRECVSCRKQDSKACRQPVAPLPELRVKSAPPFTVTGLDYAGPLFCADMPLKKLYILLFTCTVQHYGPVAPQWKFIVARAPWWGSWWEGLIRPVKSALKKTLGTKCLSRRELETTLHEVEACIISRPLTFVGKEPDISNPLTPSHFLLGRTAGFQPDNVDEHFSCVTSRDLCMRESARQRQLEKFWEKWSSEYIRNLPCNIKGFVSKCNLKKGSMVLVSEDNVPRLSWPLGVIVKVYPGKDSFIRSVDVETSKGVINRPVQKLHDLEISSASDLVSDYNVPSSDTHENSLSGPVSVNSCEDVDKGEFSTAQPVVERTLSYTRKGRAVRAPEKLNL